DNA sequence from the Paenibacillus azoreducens genome:
TTTCCGCCGTTCCTTCCGGCATTTTGTAGTCCAAGAGCACCAATTCAGGCTGCTGTTCCGTCACACATATCAGCCCTTCATCCCAGGTGGCAGCCATGCCCGTAACCCTAAGTTCCTCCCTTTCTTCCAGAATCAACTTGGTTCCCAGCGTACTTGTGGGGTGACTGTCTATAATCACAACCCGCCAAACCTTCGTCATTTCGATTGAAACCCCCTGATCAATAAAGTGGAATAATTACTTGATCGTATAAAATTCAGACAGTTCATAAACGCGTTAAATGCTTGTTTCAAGACGTACAAAACGTCCGAAATGGTGTGGGAGGTATGATAGGCAAATTATGTTAAATTTCGCATTTCCGCTGTCCTGCTGCTAATAAATCTAACAAGATTGTATCGCAACGATTCCATCGGGCGCAATCTCTTTTTGGGCTTTTCTGTGACTTTAGATTCATTTTTGCGAAATTGACAGGAGAATGATAGAATGGGGACTGGCAATAAAAACCTCTTCGGGATATCACCTGTTACGGTAGACAGACCGCGTCCTGGCGGATGTTTTACGGTTATGGCGGATCATCCTTGAAGACTTGAAAATTCCATTTTTACCGAGGTGATCCTATGCAATCTTCGACAGAATCTTCCGCATCCTACAAGAACCAAACAAGACGGGAAAGTTCCCCCTCGGCCAAGCTCGTTTGGATCATTTGGATATTGCTCATTACAGCAGGAATTACAGCAGCTTATTTATATAGCAATCACATGAAGCAGGAAGTCATCCGGCAGCTTCAGGCAGATTCCCGCAAGCAGATGAATGAACTGAAGATGGGTTATGAGGCAAAATTCGCAGCTTTGTCCGATGAGGTCAAGGAGCTTGAAAGCAAGGTGCAATCATTCAACGAGCTGCTGACATTTACGAAAGATAACGCCACCAGCAAAACGGATAACAGCAACAAGTTGTACACGCAGCTGAACGAAGTTAAAAAACAGCTGAATACCCTGCAGCAGAAAATGGAACTTCTGAAATGATCACGAAAAAGAAAAAAATCAACCGCTTTTTTTTGCTTGCGACCGGACCATTTTTTGGGCTTCTTTTATTTTTATTCATCGGATTCAGGCCTATGCATCTAGAGATCGATACACAAGACTACATTCCCGAACCGTCGCTGACAATCCAGACGGCGGAGCTTATGCAAAATCTGGACAAGGCCGACCAAACCATGAAAGTGACGATTTCTTCGATCCGCAAAACCTCGGCGCTTTATAAACAAACGACGGGGACCATGAACCAAATCGTAAAAACCGCCCAGACCCAAGCCGCGCGCCCGGAGTACATTTATAACCGGAGAATTACCGCCAAACTTGGCGTACCATTCGAACGGATCGAAAGCGACCGTATTCGCCTTGAACTGTTTAGAGTGAATCCCGGAGTATATCATGGGTATGCTATGAAGGTGAAGCTTAAAGATGCCAAAGCGATGCAGATGAGCCTCGGGCGCGATCAAGTCGGAGGAGCCGAAACCACCCTGCAGGCGGTCAAAAGGCATGGAGCCGTTGCCGGCATTAACGCAGGCGGTTTCGCAGATAGCGGCGGCAAGCGTTATCCGCTCAGCACGACTGTCCTCAACGGGAAATACGTAACCGGCTTCGAATCCAGCTTCAAGGATTTGTTCTTTGTGGGGCTGAATGATTCCGGCAAGCTGATTGGCGGAAAGTTCTGGCAGCAATCCGATCTGGATAGCTTAAATCCGAGATTCGGCGCAACCTTTGTGCCAGTACTGCTCAAAAGCGGGCAGCCGATGCCAATTCCGGAGAAATGGCAGGTTTCCCCCAAACGCGCGCCTCGCACCGTCATTGGAAACTATAAGGATGACCAGATCTTGATCATCGTTGTTGACGGCTATAACGAAAACGGCAGTTCAGGCGCTACGCTGCAGGAACTGCAAAGCAAGATGCACGGGCTCGGCGTTATCGATGCGTATAATTTGGATGGCGGCGGCTCTTCCTCCCTTATTGTAAACGGAAGAGTGATCAATAATCCATCTGACGGGAACCTAAGGCCGGTGCCAACCCACTTCTTATTTTTCAAGTAAAAAATATTCTTAAGTAATAGTCATTTATTTTTCGCGGAAGTCTGGGTATAATAATCTTTAATGAGCATGGTAGATTAGCGGGAGGTGGCCTTTAATGTCGTTCTCATTAACCTTTTGGATTATTGCACTGGTGCTTGCTATGTTCCTGACCGGCATTTTAACTGCATCGTATAACGATGATAAAACCAAAGGCCTGTAACCCAAACAGGCAGAAAGGCTTCCTGAACAAGGGAGCCTTTTCTTCTGTCTGCACCCATGTCCCGGGCAATATGTCTCGCAAAAAAAGAAACATCACGAATAATCGTGATGCCTGAAATGTTGTTATGCGTGTTTTTGCAGCTGCGCCATATCCATTTGACACTGTCCGCAAATATAACGTTCCTTGAACTCGCTCACTTCATCCATGGAACCGCAGAATACGCATTTGGGACGATAACGTTCAAGAATGATATGATCTCCCTGCACCAAAATCTCGACAGGATCCCCCTCATTCATCTGATACCGTTTTCTCAAAGATTTGGGCAAGACAATTCTTCCCAGCTGATCGACTTTGCGAACTACACCAGCAGGTTTCATAGACCAACTACACCTCTCCTATTAACTAGTCACTTCCTTTAAGATTACAGCATGAACCAGCCTTTCGTGAAGCCTAAAATTGCCATAACTCAAAGGAAAAACATCCGCTAGAAAGCGGCAGACGTTTTTAAGATTAGACCGTACCCCCGATGCTGTCAGCACTCAAAAAAATGGGTCTTTGTTAATAGTTCGATATGAGGATGTCGAATCCTGCTAACTTCCTGAATTTTTTATTTCTTTCCTGACAAAAAAATAAAGACTTACTCCATTCCAGGAAAATCCAGTTGTCGCAGCGCCTCAAACACAATAATTGCCGCCGAATTGGACAGATTCAAGGAACGGACCTTATCGGTCATTGGCATCCGGATGCACGTATCCGGGTTGGCCGCCAGCAGCTCTGGAGGCAGTCCCTTCGTTTCTTTGCCGAAAACGAAAAAATCGCCATCCCGATATTGTACCGTGTCATATCTTTTGTCGGCTTTGGTCGATGTATAAAAAAAGCGTCCTTCCGGATATTTCTCCTGCAGTTCCGCAAAAGAATCATGATATTCGATGTGAACCGCATACCAGTAATCAAGTCCGGCCCTTTTCAGCTTGGAGTCATCCGTGCTAAAGCCGAGCGGACGCACCAAATGCAAATGGATGCCCGTCGCCGCACAGGTTCTGGCAATGTTTCCGGTATTGGCCGGTATTTCAGGTTCTACAAGCACGATATGCAGTGCCATGATCATTCACTCCATCCTTCAATATAAGTTAACTCAATTCTATACTCTCAAAAAAAGCCTTCCGCCAGAAGGCGAAAGGCTTTACACTACATCTCGGCAGGATGTTTAGCCTCCTGCCGAGATGCTTTATCCATGACTTTTCTTGAAATCGGCCATGAAGTCCGCCAGAGCTTTGCAGCTTTCGTAAGGAACCGCATTGTATGTGGATGCGCGCAAACCGCCTACGCTGCGGTGACCTTTCAGTCCGACGAATCCCGCTTGCTCCGATTCCTTGATAAACTGCTTCTCGAGCTCTTCCGATGCCAAGCGGAACGTGATGTTCATCAAGGAACGGCTGCCGGCATCGACAGGACCGCGATAGAAGCCTTCGCTGCTATCGATTATATCATAAATCAAGCCTGCCTTCTTGCGGTTGGCCTGCTCTACTCCTGCAAGGCCCCCCTGCTCTTCGATCCATTTCAATACTTCGTTCACCATATATACTGAGAAAGACGGAGGCGTGTTATACAGAGAGTCATTTTTGGCATGTGTGCTATAGCGAAGCATCGTCGGAATATGCCGCGGGGAATCCGTCAGCAGTTCCTCGCGGGCAATCACGACCGTCACTCCTGATGGTCCGAGATTTTTTTGGGCTCCCGCATAAATGAAATCAAACTGGTTCACATCGAACTCACGGCATAAAATGTCGCTCGACATATCCGCGATCAGCGGCACATCGCCTGTTTCCGGATACAACTGGTACTGCGTTCCCTCAATCGTTTCGTTGGAGGTAACATGCAGGTAAGCCGCATTGTTCGGAATTTCAATGCTGCCAAGATCCGGAATCTTCATATATTTGTCTGCTTCGGAAGAAGCCGCAATATGCGTTTCTCCGATCAGTTCCGCTTCCTTGATCGCTTTGTCCGCCCAGCTTCCGCTTTTTACGTAGCTTGCCGTTTTGCCTTCGGTCAGGAAATTCATCGGAATCATCGCAAACTGCGTGCTTGCGCCGCCCTGCAGGAACAATACCTTGTATCCTTGGGGATTGCCGAGAAGCGACAAAAGGCGATTCTCAGCTTCATGATGAACTTCTTCATAAACCTTGCCCCGATGCGACATCTCCATAATAGACATGCCTGTTCCCCGAAAATCAACAAACTCGGCTTGTGCGCGCGTCAAAACTTCAAGCGGCAGCGCCGCCGGGCCCGCATTGAAATTATAGGCTCTCTTGCTCACGATAACTCTCCATCCTCTCTCTGTAGCTAATTTTAGTAAATGATAGCAGGTATCCCGGGGAGCATCAAGCATCAAATTTCACATACTTCATCCCCGCACCGTATCCCTTTTCTACTTCCACTTTAGCATATTTCTTTTACTGATATAAAGCATTACCGAGATAAAATTATAAAGCGGATGGCGAAGGAGTTTCATACGTAAGGATTTTGCAAAAATCCAAAAAGACACTTCCAAGAACTTCTGATGTCTCGCTGGGAATTCTAACGAAACTAAAACCGTCTAAGTTTCTAACGAAACTGGAGATCGTTATTCGTGTGAAATAAAGCCGTTTAAACTTCCAACGAAACTGGGTATCGTTATTCGGCAAACTTCAAGGGTTTGAAGCTGTTTTACGCTCGAATAACGATATGTAGTTTCGTTAGATCTGAAATAGCCCGTTTTTTGTGGCAATAACGCTTCACAGTTTCGTTAGAAAAATTCAGTACCTTCTCAGCTTCAACGTCCCCCTGTGCTCAACTTAATCCACTCTGCGGTTTTACTACCGAAAGTCACCTCTATAGCGGAATTAGCGGCATCCGTGTCCGTTAAAGTTGAGCGACATCTCTCTTCGCACCTATGACATAACTAACGGACACCATGGACGCTATTTGGCAAAAAACAGCCATTTTCGAATTCTAACGGTCACCCAAGCGCTTAGTTTGCTTAAAACCGTCCCCAAAAGGGGGATTTTCACTAAATAGATGCAACTGTGTCCGTTAGAATTTATAAACGCTGAAAATCCCCTCTTTAGCGGTCGCTGTGTCCGTTAGAATTTATAGAGGCTGAAAGTCACCTCTATAGCAGCATTAGCGGCATCCGTGTCCGTTAAAAAATGACCACACTAAACCGGATCCCTTCAACCTTGATGAAAAAGACTGCCCTGAACAGGACAGTCTTCGATACGCATGATTAGCAATCAAAGTACAAACTGTATTCATGCGGATGAATGCGGATGGATACGGCTTTAGCTTCACTTCGTTTCAGGTCGATGTAGTTATCGATGAAGTCTTTCGTAAACACGCCGCCTTCAAACAGGAACTCGCAGTCGGCTTGCAATGCGTCAAGCGCTTCATCAAGCGTACCCGGCACGCTGCGGATTTGCTCCTTCTGCTCATCGCTCAGCTCATAGATGTTTTTATCCATCGGCCCGTAACCTAGCTCAATCGGATTGATTTTGCGTTTGATCCCGTCCAGACCGGCCATCAGCATCGCGGCGAAGGCCAGGTAAGGATTCGCCGTGGAGTCCGGCGTACGGAACTCGATCCGGCAGCCTTTTGGCGTCACGGCAGCGACCGGAATCCGGATGGCTGCTGAACGGTTGCCTTTGGAGAATACCAGGTTGACTGGCGCTTCATAGCCTGGAACCAGGCGTTTGAAAGAGTTGGTCGACGGATTCGTCAGCGCGAGCAGCGCAGGAGCATGGTACAGAATACCGCCGATGTAATGAAGAGCCATCTCGCTCAGGTTCGCGTAACCGCCTTTTTCATAGAACAGAGGCGTATCGCCATCAAAGATGGATTGGTGCACATGCATGCCGCTGCCGTTATCCCCGAAGAGAGGCTTCGGCATAAAGGTCGCCACTTTGCCGTACTGGCGCGCTGTATTATGAACGATATATTTGTAGATCAGCAGGTTATCCGCTGTTTTCTTCAAGGTGTCAAAACGGAAGTTGATCTCCGCTTGGCCCGCAGTGGCTACTTCATGGTGATGGCGTTCCACGCGCAGTCCGACTTCTTCAAGCAGACGGCACATTTCGCTGCGGATGTCCTGCTGCGTATCTACCGGAGCAACCGGAACATATCCGCCTTTCGCTTTGATTTTAAAGCCGAGATTGCCGCCTTCTTCCTTGCGGCCGGTATTCCATGCGGCTTCTTCGGAATCTACAAAGAAGGAAGAGCTGTTCATGCTGCTTTCGTAACGCACATCATCGAAAATAAAAAACTCGGACTCCGGCGCGAAGAAAGCTGCTGTCCCTACGCCGCTGACCTGCAAGTACTCTTCGGCTTTAGCCGCAATGCTGCGCGGGTCGCGTTCATAACGTTCGCCATCCGGCGTATAGATGTTGCACATGATATTTAATGTCGGATGGGCGGTGAATGGATCGATAAAAACCGCATCCGGATCAGGCATCATGACCATATCGGATTCTTCAATCCCACGGAAGCCGGCGATGGAAGAGCCGTCAAATGCAACCCCGTTTACAAACGTCTCTTCATCCACTTCTCTGGCGGGCAAAGAAATGTGATGGGCGCGTCCGGACAAATCAACAAAGCGAAAATCCACCCACTCAATTGCATTATCTTTGATTGTTTTCAACACATTTTCAACCGACATGATCTCTTCCTCCCAATATATCCGAACATTAAGCCATGTATTTAACCTAAACGTTCAGTGTCTAATCATTTTATGTCGTCATTATAAAACGTCAAACCTGACATCGTCAATATTCATGTCAGGTATTTTTTTGACTGGTGTCAGGTAATCTTACACAATTGGGTGGAAGCCTATGTCAATAAAACAGAAATAGCCCGTCCTACCAGTTTTACCCGGTAGGCAGGCTTAGATTGTGCTGGAAATTATTTATACGGCAAACACTTCGGCTGGAGCTTTTTTCGTATTAAAGGTGCGTCCGACAAGCGGAGCCAGCTTTTCCAAATCTTTTAGCAGCGCCGCAAATTGATCAGGGAACAGGGACTGCACGCCATCGCCTGTCATTGAATTGTCCGGGTCGGTATGCATCTCGATGATCAGACCGTTCGCGCCGGCGGCAACGGATGCTTTCGACATCGGCTCAACGAGCTCGCGGCGACCCGTACCATGGCTCGGGTCGGAAATAACCGGCAAGTGGCTGAGCTGCTGCAATACTGGAATAGCGGACAGATCGAGCGTATTCCGCGTGTAGCTTTCAAAAGTACGGATACCGCGTTCGCAAAGCATAACGTTCGGGTTTCCTCCGGCAAGGATGTACTCGGCGGCGTTAAGAAGCTCGTCGTAAGTCGCGCTAAAGCCGCGTTTCAAAAGAACAGGTTTCCCGCAAGTCCCCAGTTTGCGCAGCAGGTCGAAATTCTGCATGTTGCGCGTGCCTACCTGTAAAATATCCGCATATTCCGCGCAAATATCAACGTATTCCGGCGTCATGACCTCCGTAATGGTCAAAAGCCCATGTTTCTGTCCGGCTTCAGCCATCATGATGAGGCCCTCTACGCCAACGCCTTGAAAGCTGTACGGCCCCGTGCGCGGTTTGAACGCGCCTCCGCGCAGTACTTGTCCTCCCGCCGCTTTTACCAGCGCCGCGATTTCATCGATCTGGGCCGGGGATTCGACCGCGCATGGACCGCCCATAACTACGAGCTCTTCCCCGCCGATTTTTACGCCTTTAATATCGATCACGGTATTTTCCGGATGGAAGTCCCTGCTAGCCAATTTATAGGACTTGGTAATTTTAACGACATTTTCAACACCCTTCATCTGCCGCAAATGCTCTGCGAGTCCCGGTTCCACTTTGCCGACAAGGCCGATTACCGTATGGTCCGTCCCTTTAGAGACAGAGGCTTGAAGTCCGTTTTTCTCAATAACGCGGACAATATCCTGAATTTGTTCCTCTGGTGCCGTATTAGAAGCAATAACGATCATAACTACCATTCCTCTCTCCATGAAGGCACATAAACACTGCCCCTTTTTTTGCTGTAGCATTCAGGCTCAAAATTGAAATTAGTTTTTGATATGATGTGAGGTTGAACGCTTCTGCTAAGGATATCGTTCTTCAGATCGATTCTTCTGTCCCCTCCGCTACTTTGCCTATAGTCAAATACTAATTATGATGTTGAGCCGTATTTTAATTTGAATGTGAAAATTTCATATGTTCACTTAAACGCTTTTAAGCTTTTATGCTTTTAATCGTTAAAGTTACTTTATACCATTTCTCCCCATTCGTCAAGTCAACAAAATCCCCCCACAAAGTGGGGCCTCCGCTTCGATCCTTATTCCAAATACTTTGCGGGGACCCCAAAAAAACTTCTATTCATTACAAAAAAACAGGCCTTCCATCAATGGAAAGCCCGTTTAAATCATGCAGTTATTTTTTTGCTTTTACCGGAGGCAGCAATTTATTCATATTCACCGTCCGCTGGATTTCCCATGTATCAGGGTTATCCGGATCGTATTGCTCCAGATAGGTAATAACCTCTTTCGTAATCGGCGTTGGGGTTGACGCCCCGGATGTCACAGCCACCTTGTTGATGCCTTCCAGCCATTCGCGTTTAAGCTCGGTAATATCCGCAATCCGGTATGCTTTGACATGGGCAATTTCTTCGGAAACTTGCGCAAGCCGGTTGGAATTGTTGCTTCTGGGGTCTCCGACCACAATCACCAGCTCGGCCTGTCCGGCCTGCTCCGCGACCGCTTCCTGACGCACCTGGGTTGCGAGGCAAATTTCGTTATGCACTTCAGCACCCGGATACAGCTCAAGCAGTTTTTTCACGATATGCTTGATGTCCCACTGGCTCATGGTTGTCTGGTTCGTGATGATAATACGTGAAGAGGACACTTTCAGATCGGCAATCTCTTCTTCTTTTTCGATGAGATGCACGTGATCGGGCGCGATCCCGATAGCGCCTTCCGGCTCGGGATGGCCTTTTTTTCCGATATAAATCACTTCATAACCTTCCGCCACTTTTTCGCGGATCAGATCATGCGTTTTCGTGACGTCCGGGCAGGTCGCGTCGACCATTGTCAGCCCTTTCTCGCGGGCTAACTTCCGGACCTCGGGCGAAACGCCGTGCGCCGTAAAGATAACCGTCCCTTTATCCACCTTACTCAGAATTTCCAGGCGATTGGCGCCATCCAGCGTAATAATGCCTTCGTCCTCGAAGGAATTGGTGACATGGCTGTTATGAACAATCATGCCAAGTATATATATCGGCCGCGGCAAATCCAGATTTTGCGCAGCCTGACGCGCGAGCACCATGGCGTCCACAACGCCGTAGCAGTACCCCCGCGGGGATATTTTAATGACTTCCATACCTGCTTCACCTGCTTTCTTCATGCTTTGTGCTACCAGTCACATTCCATTATAACCTATTCCAATGGCGTCGGATAGACGATCGGCAGCCAGATGACAAACGTCGTTCCTTCTCCCAGGCGCGTGACTACTTCTACCGAACCCTGCAGCTCGTCAATAATCCATTTGGCGATCGACAAGCCCAGGCCAATGCCCTCCGTTACGCCGCGGGATTGGTCCGCACGGTAAAAGCGGTCGAAGATATAAGGAACTTCCTCCTTGTCCATACCGATCCCGGTGTCGGAAATCCTAATCCCAACCTGGTTTTTATATATAAAAGCATCAAACGTAACCTGGCCTTCCGGCGTGTACTTAAATGCGTTTTCGATGAAAATGAACAGCATCTGCTGCATATAATCCTTATTGCCGTTAATGTAAATACCGTTCAGGATAGAAAAGTCTCCCGTAATCCATTCAGCCGTACGCGGAAGCATGTTGGCCCGCCGCGCCACCTCTTCCACGAGGATTTCCAGCGGCACCGGTTCTTTTTCAAAAGTTCTTCCGGTATCCGCACGCGCCAAGGACAGCATGTCGCCGACCAGCCGGCTCATTCGCTTGGATTCGTCCGCAATGTCGCTCACGGCTTCGAGTGACATCTCATGCATCGTTTCTTCATCCAGGTTTGGACGCTCCGACGCATCTTTGGACCACATCTTCTGCAACAGATCCACGTTGCCGCGAATGGTGGTAAGCGGCGTGCGAAGCTCGTGGGAGGCGTCCGATACGAAACGCCGTTGTGCTGCATAGGATTCCTCAAGATTTTTGTAAAATCCCTCCATGCGCCCGAGCATGCTGTTCACCGTATTGATCAGCTGCCCGATTTCGTCCTGCGGTCCGTCATACGCAATCCGCACGCTTAGGTCGGAGCCGTTTTGGATTTGGCTCGCTGCCTCAATGACCTTGCCGATCGGAGCCATGGATTTGCGTGCCAGAAATAATCCGAAGGTGGTGGCCATGATAAGCATAATAGTGGCGCTGGTGATCAAAATGCTCCTGAGAAGCTTCATCATGTTTTCCTCATGTCCGGTATAAACGGCTAGCTGCAGGAAACCGACCAATTGGTTGTTTTGTAAAACGATCGGCTCCTGATAAACCAAAAATGGGTTTCCTTTCAAATAAAGCTTGTCGAATTGTTTGGCACTGGTGGCATTTTTAGCAGAAGGTACTGAAAATCCCGGACCAGACTGATCCATATTGTTTGAGATGTAAGTTAACCCGCTTTGATAATTATGGAATTGCCCGAAAATTTGCGCTGCCTGAATATCCCCTGAAAAGTAGATATCAAATGTCACTTGTCCTTTTGACAGATCGATAATGTAATTCCGTTGAATTTTGTTACGTTGGTCCATAAGTTTCTTCTTAAGATCGGAATACATATTATAATGCACAACCCCGTACACGGCAGATCCGAACAATACAAGCGTCACTGCCAAAATGCATGTATACCAGGCTGTCAGCCGGAGTCGTATAGACATGTTTAGGTGTCACCTCTCAAAATATAACCGGCTCCGCGTATGGTTTGAATAACCCGCTTGCCTCCATGCTCCTCGGTTTTTTGGCGCAGCATCGCGATGTAAACCTCAAGCACGTTGGATTCGCCGCTGTAATCATATCCCCAAATTTTATCCATAATGAGATCGCGCGACAGTACGCGCTTCGGATTTTGCATAAACAGATGCAGCAGCTCAAATTCCTTGGCAGTCAGCTCCAGCCGTTTGCCGCCCCGCAGCACTTCTCTCGAGTCGACGTCCAGAACGATGTCCTCAAACGTCAAACGATGGTCTTCCGCATCCTCCTGACCAGGTTTGCGGCGAAGCAGCGCCCTTACGCGCGCAAGCAATTCTTCCAGCGCAAACGGTTTGACCAGATAGTCATCCGCGCCCAAATCCAGCCCTTTGACGCGGTGTTCGATTTCGTCTTTGGCGGTCAACATCAGCACCGGGACATGTATGCCCCCTTCGCGCAAACGTCGGCATACCTCAAAACCGTCTACCTGAGGCATCATGACATCCAGAATCACCATGTCCGGTTCGTTGTTCAAAATGCTTTTTAATCCTTCCGCCCCGTTGTTGGCGGTAATAATATCGTATCCTTCAAACGCAAGCCCTCTGCGCAGCATGGAAATAATTTTTTCGTCGTCATCGATAATCAATACTTTTGATCGCATATACAGGCGGCTCCTTTGTTTCTATACTCTTTGTTTTCTCTTATCGTTGCTAGTTCTATTGTAGCAGTGATGTATGCCCTTTGCATCTTTGTACAGAAACAGCGGAAGGGACTTTCCCTTCCGCTGTTAAAGCTTAGCAGCCTGATTATTGCTGGTCGACAGAAGCGTATTTGTTTTTGTCGCCGATGGTTATCGTCAGCTCCATTTTCTTGCCGTTACGGACAACGTCCATCGTTACTTTGGAGCCTACCTTTTGCTTTTGGATATAGTTGACCAAATCGTTATTGTTATTGAAGCTCGTGCCATTTACGCCTGTAATGATGTCATATGGGCGGAGGTCCGCTTCATAAGCAGGGGATCTATACACTACCTCTGCTACTACCACGCCTTCTTTAACATCAGTACCCATTTGCTTGGCAACTTCATCCGTCAAAGTCATCAGCTTGGCGCCGATAAACGGTACCGGATCTTTAGGGATTTCCTGGTTGGTTTCCAGCTTTTGCACGACATTTTTGATCACGCTGGTCGGAATGGCAAAACCGATCCCTTGGGAATCCGCGCTTACCGCAACGTTCATGCCGATGACTTGACCGTTCAAATTCAGAAGCGGTCCGCCGGAATTACCAGGGTTAATCGATGCGTCTGTTTGCAGCAG
Encoded proteins:
- the serC gene encoding 3-phosphoserine/phosphohydroxythreonine transaminase, whose protein sequence is MVSKRAYNFNAGPAALPLEVLTRAQAEFVDFRGTGMSIMEMSHRGKVYEEVHHEAENRLLSLLGNPQGYKVLFLQGGASTQFAMIPMNFLTEGKTASYVKSGSWADKAIKEAELIGETHIAASSEADKYMKIPDLGSIEIPNNAAYLHVTSNETIEGTQYQLYPETGDVPLIADMSSDILCREFDVNQFDFIYAGAQKNLGPSGVTVVIAREELLTDSPRHIPTMLRYSTHAKNDSLYNTPPSFSVYMVNEVLKWIEEQGGLAGVEQANRKKAGLIYDIIDSSEGFYRGPVDAGSRSLMNITFRLASEELEKQFIKESEQAGFVGLKGHRSVGGLRASTYNAVPYESCKALADFMADFKKSHG
- a CDS encoding 4-hydroxy-3-methylbut-2-enyl diphosphate reductase, coding for MEVIKISPRGYCYGVVDAMVLARQAAQNLDLPRPIYILGMIVHNSHVTNSFEDEGIITLDGANRLEILSKVDKGTVIFTAHGVSPEVRKLAREKGLTMVDATCPDVTKTHDLIREKVAEGYEVIYIGKKGHPEPEGAIGIAPDHVHLIEKEEEIADLKVSSSRIIITNQTTMSQWDIKHIVKKLLELYPGAEVHNEICLATQVRQEAVAEQAGQAELVIVVGDPRSNNSNRLAQVSEEIAHVKAYRIADITELKREWLEGINKVAVTSGASTPTPITKEVITYLEQYDPDNPDTWEIQRTVNMNKLLPPVKAKK
- a CDS encoding phosphodiester glycosidase family protein, which produces MITKKKKINRFFLLATGPFFGLLLFLFIGFRPMHLEIDTQDYIPEPSLTIQTAELMQNLDKADQTMKVTISSIRKTSALYKQTTGTMNQIVKTAQTQAARPEYIYNRRITAKLGVPFERIESDRIRLELFRVNPGVYHGYAMKVKLKDAKAMQMSLGRDQVGGAETTLQAVKRHGAVAGINAGGFADSGGKRYPLSTTVLNGKYVTGFESSFKDLFFVGLNDSGKLIGGKFWQQSDLDSLNPRFGATFVPVLLKSGQPMPIPEKWQVSPKRAPRTVIGNYKDDQILIIVVDGYNENGSSGATLQELQSKMHGLGVIDAYNLDGGGSSSLIVNGRVINNPSDGNLRPVPTHFLFFK
- the trmL gene encoding tRNA (uridine(34)/cytosine(34)/5-carboxymethylaminomethyluridine(34)-2'-O)-methyltransferase TrmL translates to MALHIVLVEPEIPANTGNIARTCAATGIHLHLVRPLGFSTDDSKLKRAGLDYWYAVHIEYHDSFAELQEKYPEGRFFYTSTKADKRYDTVQYRDGDFFVFGKETKGLPPELLAANPDTCIRMPMTDKVRSLNLSNSAAIIVFEALRQLDFPGME
- a CDS encoding AbrB/MazE/SpoVT family DNA-binding domain-containing protein; translated protein: MKPAGVVRKVDQLGRIVLPKSLRKRYQMNEGDPVEILVQGDHIILERYRPKCVFCGSMDEVSEFKERYICGQCQMDMAQLQKHA
- the glnA gene encoding type I glutamate--ammonia ligase encodes the protein MSVENVLKTIKDNAIEWVDFRFVDLSGRAHHISLPAREVDEETFVNGVAFDGSSIAGFRGIEESDMVMMPDPDAVFIDPFTAHPTLNIMCNIYTPDGERYERDPRSIAAKAEEYLQVSGVGTAAFFAPESEFFIFDDVRYESSMNSSSFFVDSEEAAWNTGRKEEGGNLGFKIKAKGGYVPVAPVDTQQDIRSEMCRLLEEVGLRVERHHHEVATAGQAEINFRFDTLKKTADNLLIYKYIVHNTARQYGKVATFMPKPLFGDNGSGMHVHQSIFDGDTPLFYEKGGYANLSEMALHYIGGILYHAPALLALTNPSTNSFKRLVPGYEAPVNLVFSKGNRSAAIRIPVAAVTPKGCRIEFRTPDSTANPYLAFAAMLMAGLDGIKRKINPIELGYGPMDKNIYELSDEQKEQIRSVPGTLDEALDALQADCEFLFEGGVFTKDFIDNYIDLKRSEAKAVSIRIHPHEYSLYFDC
- the aroF gene encoding 3-deoxy-7-phosphoheptulonate synthase; the encoded protein is MIVIASNTAPEEQIQDIVRVIEKNGLQASVSKGTDHTVIGLVGKVEPGLAEHLRQMKGVENVVKITKSYKLASRDFHPENTVIDIKGVKIGGEELVVMGGPCAVESPAQIDEIAALVKAAGGQVLRGGAFKPRTGPYSFQGVGVEGLIMMAEAGQKHGLLTITEVMTPEYVDICAEYADILQVGTRNMQNFDLLRKLGTCGKPVLLKRGFSATYDELLNAAEYILAGGNPNVMLCERGIRTFESYTRNTLDLSAIPVLQQLSHLPVISDPSHGTGRRELVEPMSKASVAAGANGLIIEMHTDPDNSMTGDGVQSLFPDQFAALLKDLEKLAPLVGRTFNTKKAPAEVFAV
- a CDS encoding sensor histidine kinase, with amino-acid sequence MSIRLRLTAWYTCILAVTLVLFGSAVYGVVHYNMYSDLKKKLMDQRNKIQRNYIIDLSKGQVTFDIYFSGDIQAAQIFGQFHNYQSGLTYISNNMDQSGPGFSVPSAKNATSAKQFDKLYLKGNPFLVYQEPIVLQNNQLVGFLQLAVYTGHEENMMKLLRSILITSATIMLIMATTFGLFLARKSMAPIGKVIEAASQIQNGSDLSVRIAYDGPQDEIGQLINTVNSMLGRMEGFYKNLEESYAAQRRFVSDASHELRTPLTTIRGNVDLLQKMWSKDASERPNLDEETMHEMSLEAVSDIADESKRMSRLVGDMLSLARADTGRTFEKEPVPLEILVEEVARRANMLPRTAEWITGDFSILNGIYINGNKDYMQQMLFIFIENAFKYTPEGQVTFDAFIYKNQVGIRISDTGIGMDKEEVPYIFDRFYRADQSRGVTEGIGLGLSIAKWIIDELQGSVEVVTRLGEGTTFVIWLPIVYPTPLE
- a CDS encoding response regulator transcription factor, which translates into the protein MRSKVLIIDDDEKIISMLRRGLAFEGYDIITANNGAEGLKSILNNEPDMVILDVMMPQVDGFEVCRRLREGGIHVPVLMLTAKDEIEHRVKGLDLGADDYLVKPFALEELLARVRALLRRKPGQEDAEDHRLTFEDIVLDVDSREVLRGGKRLELTAKEFELLHLFMQNPKRVLSRDLIMDKIWGYDYSGESNVLEVYIAMLRQKTEEHGGKRVIQTIRGAGYILRGDT